In the genome of Bacteroidota bacterium, one region contains:
- a CDS encoding radical SAM protein, which yields MKLENLVLKVTSKCNLNCSYCYVFNKGDKSFKKEPSFLDLRTSEKLLYRLNNHIKKHNLKTFLLIFHGGEPLLVGKKFYSDFIELANKIITDIKIDFALQTNGTLLNEEWCDLFKRLKINIGVSMDGTPFANENRVYRKDKTSAYTDILKGIETLKDSYNEVAILSVINTKEEPIKVYEHFKKIGITHGSFLFPDLNYDQVQDPNDIPKVGEWLIKLFDLWYDDTETRPMFRPFNFLCQKILGYTELGNEMFGTNENAVLTVKTNGDIEAVDSLRICGNGFTRTNLNVDRNELDDLFKDNLFKNYYYAHSDDYLSKNCLECEIKELCGGGQLAHRFSNKNNFDNPSVYCNQIYNLIRHIQNRLLADLPENIINDCKIEKIGYYENV from the coding sequence ATGAAATTAGAAAATTTGGTTTTAAAAGTTACAAGTAAATGTAACCTAAATTGTAGTTATTGTTACGTATTTAACAAAGGAGATAAATCTTTTAAGAAAGAACCTTCCTTTCTTGATCTAAGAACATCTGAAAAACTCCTTTATAGATTGAATAATCATATAAAAAAGCATAATCTTAAAACGTTTCTGTTAATTTTTCACGGTGGTGAACCGTTATTGGTAGGCAAAAAATTTTATTCTGATTTTATTGAATTAGCAAACAAAATTATTACAGATATAAAAATAGATTTTGCTCTGCAAACTAATGGTACATTATTAAATGAAGAATGGTGTGATTTGTTTAAAAGATTAAAAATTAATATTGGGGTAAGCATGGACGGGACACCATTTGCAAATGAAAATAGAGTATACAGAAAAGATAAAACCTCTGCATATACTGATATCTTAAAAGGAATTGAAACTTTAAAAGATAGTTATAATGAAGTTGCCATTTTAAGTGTTATAAACACCAAAGAGGAGCCTATTAAAGTATATGAACATTTTAAAAAAATAGGGATTACTCATGGAAGTTTTTTATTTCCAGATTTGAATTATGATCAAGTTCAAGACCCCAATGATATTCCTAAAGTTGGTGAATGGTTAATCAAACTGTTTGACTTATGGTATGATGATACAGAAACTAGACCCATGTTTCGTCCATTCAATTTCCTTTGTCAGAAAATTTTGGGATATACTGAATTAGGTAACGAGATGTTTGGAACAAATGAAAATGCCGTTTTAACAGTAAAAACAAATGGTGATATTGAAGCTGTTGACTCATTAAGGATATGTGGTAATGGATTTACGAGAACTAATTTAAATGTAGATAGAAATGAGTTAGATGATCTATTTAAAGATAATCTATTTAAAAATTATTATTATGCTCATTCTGATGATTATTTATCTAAAAATTGTCTAGAATGTGAAATTAAAGAATTATGCGGAGGGGGGCAATTAGCTCATAGGTTTTCAAATAAAAATAATTTTGATAATCCTTCCGTATACTGTAACCAAATTTATAATCTTAT
- a CDS encoding HTH domain-containing protein — translation MSIVRYLQRIERIDQLIRLQATGTPKELANRLSLSESVIYQTLAFMKKYGAPIYYNKYLESYCYEEPCFFVFTFKKKKIE, via the coding sequence ATGAGTATTGTGAGATATTTGCAAAGAATTGAAAGAATCGATCAATTAATTAGATTACAAGCAACTGGGACTCCAAAAGAATTAGCTAATAGATTGAGCTTGTCCGAATCAGTCATTTATCAGACGCTTGCTTTTATGAAAAAATACGGTGCTCCAATCTATTATAATAAATATTTAGAATCTTATTGTTATGAAGAACCTTGTTTTTTTGTATTTACCTTTAAAAAGAAAAAAATTGAGTAA